GGTTTTAAAGTAAGGACAACAAAGTTCAATCTACAAAATTTAATCAAGCCCAAAAATTTTGATAAAAGAGGAAAGGGAACCCATCATGGTCAGGAGCCCCTTCTACATAAGAGCCAGAAAATAGCAGTTTTGACTTCTTCTTCAGTGAAGGGGGCCTCCGGAGCTGCATTCTACTCAGGGGAAATCTTCTCATGAGTAGAGAAGAAATCACCCCTAAGAGAAAAGCCAGAGCTCTCTTCTTTCTAAACAAATATTTGTATAAGTTTGTAGCAACTTTAAAGCATTTTTGAGTTGTCAGTAACTCCAACTGGACAATCAACAGAGTGGACAAGAATTTTCCTCCTCATTTGATTGGCAACAATATCAAAAATAGGTAGTATTCCTGCCCACTTCCTTAATATCTCTATTCCTAGATATTTGCCTAGCTTAACTTCCTCCATGAGCCAGAGGTTGTGCATTGCTGCATATATGTCTTTCAGTCTAGCTTGCTCTTCCATTATCAGCTCGTCGGCCTTAGTTTTGACATCTAAAGAGTCATACTCATCCGTGAGATACCTCTTTAGAGTTCCCAGCTCAGATTCTATATTTCTACTCCAACCTTTGGTGTCTCTATTTCACCTCTTCATTTTCTATTGTGAGATATCAATGGAAGTGACCTTTCCCTCCTCCCTAGCCCAACCACCCCACCCGCAGTGCGGTGCTCGGCCACGAGTAGAAAGAAGTATCGATGGATCTTGGCCAAGAGCAGGGGCACGTCGATGCTAGGCCGTGAGGTGGGAGGTGCAAGAGTAGCACTCAACCAGCACTAGAGGTTGAGGCAGAATGTAGGGATGCGTGTTGAGATGTGTGTGGCTATTGGTCACCCCACACTTAGATGAGCCACGGAGAAGTTCTGTGTCAACTCCTGAAAGCTCGAACCTGAAGCAATAAAGCTCTAGGACGCCCGGAATCTAGGACCCAACCATCACCTTCCCCGAAATCGGTGCAGCACCGATGGTCATGGCGTCGATGTCGAGATCCCAACCTCCCCAGTGAAGCCCTACTCCTAGATTTATGTTGACGATGGTGTCCACTAGGTTGTTGAGGGTCGTCGATGGTCCAGAATCGTAGCCACGTAGGGGCTCCTTCGTTTGCCTCCTTGGAAATTGGATCAACATGAGGGTATTAGGGGCGAAGGGAAAGCTATGTGGGTCACATGCTCACTCTAGCAGGCCCTAGGAATATGCTAGGAATATGCTAGCGGCTCAGTCAGACGGTAGTGAAAATTTGGTGTCACGTCATCACTTACAGTGGATCTCGATTGTCATAAATGGTATTAGGCGGGATCAGTGTGATTTGTCATGATGTGACACGGTGGTATTTTGAGTAAAAATCGTACATCTGTGGTTTTTCGTAGTAGTTGCCCTAGATGTGGTGATTTTTTTCATTTATCTTGTCATTTCAACGCCCTATGCATCGAATTTGTAAATCAACGGCCTAGATAAAGTTAGATGTACCGATGGAAGAGATCCATGTGTTGGTGCACACTGATAACGCAAAGGACATGATGTACAGACAGCGTAGAGCACTGTACTAGGCTTCAACAGTATTGAGCCgtcaaattcaagttaattacgcTTAGAACCCAGTGGTTCTAACTTGTGACCTTGGTTACAAAACTCCATGTCAGTTTAACCTGCCAGTGGGCCTAAGGGCACATAATCGGGGTTTCGTCGGGTTTCTTTGTTGGCCTCCTCGAGAATTTGATTGACATGAGGGGACTGGGGAGGAAGAGAGACCTGATACGTATCCCATGTTGACTGGCGGGCCCTAGGAATATGCTAAAGATCCAGTTAGACAGTAGTAAAAATTTGGTGCCACTTCCTCACTTACGGTGGGCCCCAACTGTCAGAAACGGAGCGATGGATCAATGTGATTTGTCATGATATGACACTGGTGGTCCTTTGCGAGAAAATCGTACACTAATGGCCTTTTGTACTCAATAGGCACATCCgattttttattttaaaaaaattgtgACATTCTTTGTTGGATGGAAGTAGTAGTTGCCCTAAATTTGGTGGTTTTTTCAATTATCTTGTCGTTTCGACACCCTATGCACCGTATTTGTAAATCGGCGGCCTAGATAAAGGTGGATGTACCGATGGAAGAGATCCATGTGTTGGTGCACACTGATGATGTACAGACAATTTAGAGCACTGTACTACGCTTCAACAGTATTTAGCCGTTAATGTCAAGTTAATTACTCTCAGATCCCTGTGGTTCTGACTTGTGAGCTTCGTTACAAAACTCCGTGTCAGTTTAACCTGCCAGTAGGCCTCGGGGCACAGAAACGGACAAGCTTCCGTGCCCAGCGCTCTCTCCCGGGCCCACAGAAACCACCCAACAAGCTCGTCTCGCCTCGTGCTCGCTCAGTCTCATACTCACTCTGTCCTCTCCCGCTCTATGCAGGCTTGCTGCGATTACCATGCAGTGGTAGCTGGGCAAGACTGGTTGGCTGCTTGGTAGGGGGCGGCAGCGAGCGCCGAGCGCGAGTGTCAAGCTGGCCGGGCGCGAGCTGAGGGCGCGCGGAAGCGCAATgcatccgccgccgcctccgccgatgCTGACCAACGCGCTGACGCACAGGACGCCGCTGCTGGGGCTGCGGCTCTGGGTGGTCGTGGGCCTCGCCGTCGGCGCcgccttcctgctcctcctcgcgCTCATCGCGGTCTACTTCGCCGCGGCGGCACGGCGGCGCCGTCCCAAGCCGATGAAGCCGTCCGCCGCCGGGCCGCACGCGGCGCCGATGTCGCCCGCGGCCATCCCGCCGGTGTCGAAGGAGATCCAGGAGGTGGCCATCCACGTGGGCTCCCTGCGGCACTACCTGGAGATGGGCGCCGCGTACCTCAAGGACAAGGAGGGCGGCGGAGGGGACGGCGACTCGCTGTGCGGCAGCGTGGCCACGCACGGCTCGCAGCGCGTGCACATCGAGGCCGGCAAGGGCCGCCGCATGGTCGCGTGCGGCGCCGACGGCGGGGAGGTGGAGCCGGCGTCCCCGCAGCCCGACGCGGCGGCGGGGCCCGAGGTGTCGCACCTCGGGTGGGGCCACTGGTACACGCTCCGGGAGCTGGACGAGGCCACCGCCGGCTTCGCCCCCGACCGCGTCGTCGGCGAGGGCGGCTACGGCATCGTGTACCGCGGCGTGTTCGCCGACGGCCACGAGGTGGCTGTCAAGAACCTCCTCAACAACCGGTCAGCGTCCCTGTCTCCGCCCGTCCGCCGCCCATGTGCATCTCGCCGTTACCGTTGCCTGCATCCGTAGCTAGCTCGCTGACAAATTTCCATTCTTTTCGGCGCACGTTGTTGCAGGGGGCAGGCGGAGCGGGAGTTcacggtggaggtggaggcgatcGGCCGCGTCCGCCACAAGAACCTGGTCCGCCTGCTGGGCTACTGCGCCGAGGGAGCACACCGGTACAGATTTCTGATTCTGAAACCCCTCCCCACCACATGCATGCACGATCCGTCGACTGATTGATTGATGGATCGGCATCCTCGTGCCGTAATTCCCCTTCTCCGTACGTACGCTTCTCATCTCACCTACCGCACACACTTGGCGCTTGCTTGCTTGTGGTCGCAGGATACTGGTGTACGAGTACGTCGACAATGGCAACCTGGAGCAGTGGCTCCACGGCGACGTCGGCCCGGTCAGCCCGCTGTCTTGGGACGCCCGGATGAACGTCGTGCTCGGGACCGCCAAAGGGTGGGTGAATTATCATCAATGATTTGTTCCTAGTAATTTGTCACATTGATTGGTTAATTTGTGAGCTTAATTAGCTCTGATTTGGGAATTCCAGGATCACCTACTTGCACGAGGGGCTGGAGCCGAAGGTGGTGCACAGGGACATCAAGTCCAGCAACATTCTGCTGGACAAGCGGTGGAACTCCAAGGTCTCCGACTTCGGCCTCGCCAAGCTCCTCGGCTCCGACAGCAACTA
This Lolium perenne isolate Kyuss_39 chromosome 1, Kyuss_2.0, whole genome shotgun sequence DNA region includes the following protein-coding sequences:
- the LOC127323697 gene encoding probable serine/threonine-protein kinase At1g01540 — translated: MHPPPPPPMLTNALTHRTPLLGLRLWVVVGLAVGAAFLLLLALIAVYFAAAARRRRPKPMKPSAAGPHAAPMSPAAIPPVSKEIQEVAIHVGSLRHYLEMGAAYLKDKEGGGGDGDSLCGSVATHGSQRVHIEAGKGRRMVACGADGGEVEPASPQPDAAAGPEVSHLGWGHWYTLRELDEATAGFAPDRVVGEGGYGIVYRGVFADGHEVAVKNLLNNRGQAEREFTVEVEAIGRVRHKNLVRLLGYCAEGAHRILVYEYVDNGNLEQWLHGDVGPVSPLSWDARMNVVLGTAKGITYLHEGLEPKVVHRDIKSSNILLDKRWNSKVSDFGLAKLLGSDSNYVTTRVMGTFGYVAPEYASTGMLTERSDVYSFGVLVMEIISGRCPVDYARPPGEVNLVEWLKKMVSNRDYEAVLDPKLPEKPSSKALKKALLVALRCVDPDSQKRPKMGHAIHMLEVDDFPYRDDRRTLRPCQGSPLEKARVSGKPVTESGYSSCYDGNSTAATTPSRLQEN